The Ostrea edulis chromosome 1, xbOstEdul1.1, whole genome shotgun sequence genomic sequence TTGACCTGATATATGCATgctcatttacatgtatatttttattttttaagtatTCGTTTCAAGAGTACTGTGTAATTTATTTAACacattttgttaaatatatacttaacttttatttttacaagatGTGTTTACAATGAAGGCAGTATATTTAATGTATACACATGCAtgtaattgtttgtgtatatgcaGTCATACTTTAATATAAATGTCACTGCATGTGTGCGATTTCATTGTTATTTGAGTGTATGAATATAGTGCTTTAAGGATTGTGTGAGAAGTGAGAGATACATTCATATTATTATGAAAGAAAGAAGCTTATTATGCTATGatgaatattttgatgtgtaGATGCAGTTTGCTCAGCAAACATATGAATTTTAACATGCAAAGTGTAGAAATGTAGTATTCAGCTGTTATAGCAGGGCGTGTATATCATTTAGCATTAAGTACAATCTTTGTTTAAGGCAGGAACCATGTACTAAATAACATTTGCACACATTTATTATTACCAACCAGAAGGATCATATGCACATGATGGACTCGTTCACATTCTGTGCTGCCAAACATGAATGttctgttttatcattttgatgGCCAACCTATGGGTTTTCTTTTAGCCAAGAAGGGGAAacttttttatcaaaaatgtttGGATCAAGTTGTAATATGgtaaacgtaaaaaaaaaaaatatcccaaTTAATTTTTCAGCATTGTAAAACAGACAAGACTTATCTTGATGGTTTTACATGATGGAAGATCTGACTATATTCAGGATAAAATTAGAAGACAtggtacacatatatatatacatgtatatataattgtttattcaccaatcaagggccctcaggttaacaagcaattaattataacaatgaaaataaataacaatcattcagaggtactaatactgacagagttcacacttctgcactgcacatatctataattatatatgaaatactgattgcagACAGGATTTAAATTAACGacatgatatatacaataaaataacccaactgcttcacacatcagtttcTGAGACAGCAGATATAATAATAgtgttgtgtgaatacatataaaattgtaatcaaatcagtataattatagtttagtaagtgcagtatgcaagtataaatcacaattgtacatgtaggtacatgtacttcatcAAAACAAAGATAGATAGACTTCAAATGCAAGAGAATTGAAGATCGAGTAAAAGACCAAACTCAATATGGGACTTGGAACTGCTTCCTTGTATAGAGGAGATCAATGATAATAATTTCTAAAAAAGATACTCCTTTATATTCAATTTGTTTACTTAAAAGctgtatttgtttttatatataaactCTATTCTTTAAACATATGAATGTATTGAACTTCTTAAATGTGTGCAAACTTTACAATAGTTTGTGCACTTTTGATAGAATTCAAAATTTAAGATTTCAGTAATGTGCACATTATCATTGAATTGCGGGTTGTGGCATCACTCTTAGATTCATACAGTTTTGTTGAGTTTCCTTGATGCTGCAGTAGAAGTACATGTCAGTAGGGGGCCAATCCAATGCAGACACACACCTCTTCACCCAAACCCTCACAAATGTGATGCATTTTGTTTAGATTATGTCCTAAAACACTAAACTGTATATATGCTTTAATGCCTTATTTTTTCAGAACTTGGTAGCTTCAGGGCTAcatggacccactgggggcttCATGACAGACCACTAGCCTGTAACTGTGTGCCAGCCagccagccccccccccccccccccttttttttctcaGATATGTCTGGGTGTCCACCAcgtattaattttttaaacttatttGCTACATTTTAACTAGTCAGAGTTGGATGAAAATACGCTGGTGTTAAACGTTTTCTAACTTCTGTAAACAAACAGAGGTGTGAAAGATGCCTGTGTACTTTTCAATGTCTGTCAAAACTATGTACATTTCTATTCTTTGATCATAAAACTTGTAAATGCTGTATATCTTCTGTTGTAAAATGACTAAAAAGAATTAAACGCAGGGCAATGCGTCATGCTTTCCTTTTACTTTGATTCTGAGGTTAGATTGTCGGATGATAAGTAACtaagaaatattgttttaacacATTTTTAGAGAGACGAGACGACGAACTGAACCTGTGTTAGTGACAGGTTTATGGATTTCATCACCTTGGTTTTCAAATTTTCGCGAGAATTTGATTTTGACATTATATTAGCGAGAGTGATGGGATCActaaaattaacaatttattccatattgaaggtattacatgtaattatctttcctggaattataaagtcgctGAAATTAATTCTCGTGAAATATATAGacccatttttattgaagaatcgctaaatttgtgtctcgctaaaaattccacttatactGTTATTTGAGTTGGTAAGTATGTAACAGCAGAATTAATTTGATTTGAcataatatttatttgatatagaaCTTTTTTCTCAACTGATTTGGAAACACATTTGGAGTAAGTACAATTAAGCATATCCAACCCTTGGCACAATCAGCTGAAGTAATAGTATATTATGAAATGCTAAAAATTGTAATCCAACATGTGGTGATGATGATTCTAGTGGATGAATGAAGATATTTTACAGAGCTAGTGTGGTACTGCCAAAAAGCTTTACTATCAAAGGCAGAATGCTGAGATGAAGTCTGTTGAAATAAGCACACATAAACTTATGAATCTGGAACTGTCAACTATACCGGGTATAGGGAGACTCGCTtggttgttttaatttcatcattgatacattgtgttgaattttaatttcagaAGCTTTAAAATATTGGGTAGGGTTTTAAAAAGTACTGCAGActaaaaaaacacacaaaaaatatgtttgtaaCTGGGAagtaatttacagaaaaataaatGGCAATATATTGAGAGAGTGGGGAAAAAAAACTATTCCCAGACGGGGAATCGAACCCCGGCCGCCGCGGTGAGAGCGCGGAATCCTAACCACTAGACTACCTGGGAAGGTATGAAAAAAGGGAATTAAGTTCTATAAGTATATTATTAAGTTATTGTATAGTAATACGTTATCGTGTAATGTTACTCTGTTTACCCTTATTATATTTCgtaataatatttaaaaagaatgtttgcCCTTTTTCCGAGATATTTCATATGACATGATACGCGTGTAAGAAGGGAAGGCGACCGGGAGTTACCACGagacttttaaaatacataagaaACTATTAATATAGGCCCTAGTAAGTAATCTGCATTACATGTGACAGTGCACATACTGAATCATgatattcaaaataattttcactCCTTCTCAACATCAATCGCAAACTGCCGTGCTTTCTGGCAAGGGGGCAAAGACCGAGATTTATTAGAGAGACCTCGATCCCGATACATTTAAATGCTTATTTTGGATAAATCCAAATTGGTACGCGGTAGTATGCTTTTCATGATGATTGTAATATCCTGGGAAATATTCTGAAGAAAAACAAAGACACAAACCACGTGCTAATTAAATTCTTTATCTAAAAGGAACTAATTATTAACAGAATTAATTGAATACCGATCCAATTACAAATACTACACTCCTCCCCAATTAATTTTGATCTCTCAGAACTTGAGCACAAGACATTtcaaatgggttttttttagccAGTCATGATACTTTAATCAGTCAatacaaaaaattcaaatttcacatttaattCACAAATTTAAACTTCCTCGATCAGTCTTTTGGGGGTGTATTTCGTTCACGCATAGGGTCACGCTTGGTTGgaaatgccgtctgccatcttgttttgtccaatcctgcacacgatcatgacagtgagGAACGTTGTTAAAACTTTATGTGTCAAACTACGAGGACTATATTCCAGCAACATGACATCAAGAATGCGGCGAGTCACTCCAATCATACGCTCCCACTCTCCATCCATGTGTGAGGAGTGTGTGGGGGGATGAAAACCCATGTAGTTCCTTGTTTGGTTAAGTAGTCATGTTGAGGTCCATCTTTAACATTGATGATGTTGAGCTTCAGTTCGTTAACTGCCCCTACAAAATTTGCCCCTCTATCGGAACGGAAAATTTTCACACTACCTCGTATGACAATAATCGTCTGAGTGCGTTTATTAAGGCGGATGCAGTCATGTCTTCTAGTACCTCAATATAGACAGCCCTTGTAGAGAGGTATGTGAAGAGGGCTGTCAATCTCTTGCTATTAGTCGACCCACCTCTGACCCAGTGCGGCGGGTACCGGTAATGGCCTCCCAAGGTCCAAATATGTCTACTCCCACAAGAGAGAATGGTGGATGTCCAGGTAAGACACGTTCTTTCGGCAAGTCTGGTGTTTTTTATATTCAAGCCTTCTTCTGAGCATACGTCCTTCAGTGATATGGTGTCGCTGATGCTTGACATCGTCATGGCACTTTCGGGCTATTAAGGTTGAAATATGTTTTGCAGGCAGGATTATTGGGTTTTTAGACATCATCTCCAATTGAGAACGTCCCAGGCGTCCTCCAACGCGCAAGAGGCCATCTGCATCAATGCAAGGGTCAAGTGTGGAGATTAAACTGCTTTTGTTCAATGGTTTGGAAGAACTGAGGCAGTTGAGTTCTTCCTGATAAACTTTTCTCTGTACATCCTTGATCGCCAGTCGTTCTGTGTCACGATACAACTCAGCCTCATTGATCTCTGATTTCTTTGGCGTCGTCGTTGTACGCACCTTCGTAGAGTTTCTAATGCCCGAATGAGTCCATTCCAACTAGAAAAACGAGAGAATCTCCCATTGTCAAGACTGAGAGGAGATGTTGGCTTAACTTCCACTTTGTTACTTCGGACCTCACTGTCCGCTTCAGGATTAACCAGCGGGTAGGGGtggttttcattttctgtatCAACTGCTTGTTCTGCTGCTAAAGAATTAGATGGTTTCGGTCCGGAAAGCCAACAGTTATTTTGCATATCTTTTGGCAAGGCTCCCCTGGTATTGATGCCTGCTGGATTTGCTTCACTTCTTACATAGAAACAGTGTGATGGCTTATTGAAGTTTTGAATATGAGCTACACGATTTGCAACATAAGCGTAGAGACGTTTGGTCTCATTTTTTATGTAGCCTAACACTACATGACTGTTGCTAAACAAGTTTATGCTGTCAAGTTTCACTTGTAAATGTTATACTATGACTTGTGCAATTTCGACAGCAAGGACTACGGCACACAGCTCCAGCCTTGGTATGGTATGACCACTTAAAGGCGAAACTTTGGCTTTGTCGAGTACGAATCCTGTGGCTGATGAACTATCGGCATAGAAGACCTTTAGATAACCGACTGCAGCTATAGCTTGTTCTGACGCATCACAGTAGATCAATAGCTCTCTGGATATAGTTTCACTAAGATTAGGTACAATGACGCGGGGTATGTGTAATTCTTGTAGGTGAGATAGATTAGATTTCCACACTTCCCATTCTCTCATCAGGTGTTCAGGTAGCTGATCATCCCAATCCAATGAAGATGCTACAGTTTTTCTCAGAATAATCTTCCCACAAATGGTGACTGGAGATATGAATCCCAATGGACCATATAAACTATTGACTGTAGAAAGTATTCCCCGACGAGTCACTGGTTTGTTTTCCTTGCAGATGCTGAACCTGAAAGTGTCAGTCCTCAGGTCCCACAATAGACTTAGGCTTCGTTGAGTTAGTACATCTTTTTCAAAGTCTAAATTCACAAGGTCCTTAGTTAAGACCTCAGAATCAAAGGCTTCCATGACTTTCTTACTGTTTGAAGCGAATTTGTAAAGTCGAAGGTCTCTATGTGTTTTCATTGCATCCTGAGTTTTGCAGATAAGGTGGATTGCATCCTCTTCTGAGGGACATGATTTGAGATCATCATCAACGTAGAAATCGTTTATTATGAACTTTTTGACATCTTGTCCGTGTGTTTCCTCAGCCAGTTCTCCGATACGCTGAAGACCGTACATGGCTACTGAAGGAGATGGTCGATTCCCAAATGCATGCACTCTCATGCGGTATGTAACATATGGGTTCTCCAGTTTGTTGTCCTTGTGCCAGAGAAAGCGTAAATAATCATGATTCTGCTCATCTACGAGGAAGGAGTGGAACATCTGTTGGATGTCGACGACAACTGCTACAATGTTCTTCCTGAAGCGAATAAGTATTCCTAAGAGGCCATTGATGAGATCAGGTACTTGCAGTAGTtgatcatttaaacaaactcCATCGTATTTAGCAGATGCGTCAGAGACACCTCGTATCTGGTTGGGTTTACAAGGGTGATATACACCAAAGAGAGGGAGATACCAGGGTTCTTCACCTGGGGGCAAGTATGGGACCAATTCTGCATGTTTGTTGTCTAATATTTTCTGCATGAATGCTAGGGAAATGATCCTTTTTCTTCTCGTTGTTGTGTAAGGAAGCATCCAATGACTTACACGTCGTAAGGCCATTTGATAGTTGTCCGGCATAGGGTGACGTGGTGAACGGAATGGAAGGGTGTTGTTCATTTGCCCTATGTGAGATGGAACTCTTGATCCataattttcaagaattttttatcCTCTATGGACAGCCCTGGTTTGTTGTCATTAGCAGTAGTCTCAAATATGTTCAGTTTGGTTATCCTTGTCTTGTAAGTGTTCACATAATTGCTGCGCACATTAACCATTTGTTCGCAAGGTTCCAAGGTGCTTGGCCCACCATTCTCTCTGATGAAGGTTTTATTTGAGCTACTGCTAGATGAAGGAATATGATGCCCTGAGAGACAAACATCTCATATTATCGTCCATCCAAGTCGCTAGCGTTGGGCAAAAGGTATACTTAGAGGTCCAATCCTTTGGTCTAGTGAGTGATGGGCTTCAGGGAGGCCTCTTCCAATGAGTAAAAGTATTTTCATCGAGGGATCTGGCTCATGAAAATGTTCAGCTATATCGCTAAGATTAGGATAGCAATGTGCTATGTCAGGAGTTGGTATCTCTGTGTGGTTGTCAGGTAAATTATCCCATTCGAGAACAGGTGGAAGCTTCAAAGGCTTACTATGGGTCCTACCAATTCCCTCTACAATCAAGCCTTGCGCCATTCCTAAGTTATTGAGTAGTGAACTCCTTCCTAGGGTTTTATTGCTCTGGTCGTCAAGCATTGAGTATGCCAGAACTGAATTCTCCGGGTGACCCTCTTGATAAATACAGACTGGTATGATTCGAGCACAGGACCGTCCAGTGAAACCAGGTTTTCCACATATTTTCGTACAACTTGCGTTTACAGACAGTTGACTCGACGAACGTGCTTCCTCTTCGCCATGCTTGTGTACTGGTACTGATGATTCTCTCTTAAATTTTCACATGGATCTTCTCTATTAACTCATTTAGTTGTTTTTTAAGATTGTTCACGATATGCCAGTAGTCCTCTAATTCCTGTAATGATTTTGGTTGACGTGAACGTGATAAGAAGTCCAAGTAATCATTAATTTTGCACTTTTGTCGTATCTATGAAAAGCACTTTGAAGAGTTGCTTCTAAATTCTCTAAAGCTGAGATAGACCTTGGTAATGGTTCAAAATTGTTTATGCATTTATTAAGCATTAGACTGGATGACTTGACCTTCTTAAGGTGTGTACTTTTCTGAGTTTCAAAGAATTCTCGTCCTTTTTCTGTTGGAATCAAAGGTATGTCCTCATAACTGTCTGCAGGATTGACGTCTGTATCCATGTCAAACAGTGTGTTAAGAAAAGTCTTTTACTGTGCTGCCTCCAATGCAGGACAGCTAACCATAAACATTGTCACTCCACAAATCAACATACGTGTATGAGCAAATGGACGTTTATTTTGGTAATATGATTCTAAGATGGCATTGCACTATGATGATGAAGTGAAGTGAGATGAATTGTGGTTAGCTATACTACATTGGAGGCAGCACAGTAAAAAGACTGTGGGTAGACAGAGCAAACAAAGAAGCTAAATTGTAGCGGGTTTAATCGTGGAAGTAACAAAAGGTAAATAACCCAGGAACCTATCTGGAAAAATCCGGATAACAGTTGACAAGACGGTACATTAAGAAACCTAAACTGTCATGTGTGGTTCATGATGAGTTGAGGTAACGGAACCTCGTATCAAAGTGaactgtttaaaagttaactCTATAGATCTCCTATTACATATGATCGTTTATGTAACTCTTTGACATAgatcacaggcaattatatcactTGTGTTCGAATTTATTATTAAAGAGTAGTAAATTTCGAGATCTAGTGCAAAGACGGAATTCCTCTAAACAAcagaaatagaaatatttgagtaattttgtaCATCACAATACTGGGCGATAATATCCCACTTGAGATATATTCAGGATTTTTTCTtgctaaaaaaaacccaacaaataaataattcattgtcGGTTACATGTACCATCAGAAGGAGTGTCAGTTATGTATACAGACAGAAGGAGTGtcagttatatatacatgtaccaacaatTGCATTGACTGAAGGATTGTTAAATGTTTCGAAAGAAGTGTCATTTGAATATGTAACGACAAAAGTATTGGAATAAAACGGACAAGAGGTGAATCATTGTCATTTAAAGTCCCATAGCTCGGAATCACGCGCATTAGGAATGGGTAAACCGACCATGGTTCGGACAGAACGTTGCgtcccccacccccatttttcCTAATACTGCATTACAAGTCATAGAGTCCGAAAATAAAATGATGCGTCGGAACCTTGGTCAAAATCGGTCCTTTTCTGTGTCATCCATTTATTAACACGTAAATAATATTTTGGAGCTATATTGACATTCGATAAATCCCGAAAGGTTCCCGCAAACCATCCCTAGCAATGGTAATATTCTATTCTAACGACATTCGGAACTATAGCCTGTTGCAAGAAAGCAAAACAAGAACTGTCCGAACCATGGTCGGTTTGCCCTTTATACATTGATTACATCTTATTGTAGCATGTGCATCCTCAGCAAAAACAGTTTGGGGTCCCCACAAACAGTTAGTTATTGTATCCGTGGTTTTAAggccttaataaaaaaaaacaacaacccataAACATGttattatctatatattttttaaaaagtgaaaacaACTTGCACTTAATAGTTTGACATTAACACACGGTGATTTTATACCCATAAGATGTAGATGAATCGTTTAGAGAATTGTGTAGTGTTACTATAAGATGAAAATTCATTTTCGCATAAGACCCTTCTATAACACACATTTATGTATAATCATAATGATTTAAATAATAAACTGTAAACGCAGTGGTAACGAATAATGGTTTGCACTATATACAAATATCAGACGTTGGATGATGTCCTGTCTATACAATTACATCGTCCTTATCTATGCCCAGTACAGCTTTATTTGTAGATAACAAGGGACTAAAATGTCGAAATCTCTGTACATCTATATTCCCTTGGTAAGTCCCTAAACGGAACCATAAATTCCATCTGTTTGGATTATTtgttgatatgaatatttcgttTGTGTATCAAAGTTGTTTTCAGTTTCAGAGCATAACTTTaaattcaataatttatttccacTATCTACAATTTATATTAAAGGGTGCtgtataattatcatatttatttccACTATCTATGAAAGGATACTGtatgattttcatatttatgaCGATGTAACTCCTTTTCTGCTTTTGTAAACTTGAGCGATATGTGTGCCAGATACCGGTATAAGGATTTGTTTTCAAGTTACTTTGGTGATACCAGAAAGCTCTGAAATTACTTAGCACATGCAATGGGGGCAGTGAATAAACctgaaatatgaaaacaggtATTTGTTCAGAGAATTCATACACCTGGCTTCTCTTTTTGTAGATTGTCTTAATCGGCTGTCTTTGGAACACTGATGGAATACCACGATCCAAAAAAACGTTTGTCCCAATCAACATAGAACCGGACGAATGGTCTAATTATGGGTTCCTGTACCAAAAAGTAAACAACAGTTAGAGATGTTATGCAGTAGTTCTGCCATtccaaaatatttacatttccaatgtttttgccttcgatatctttaccaactATAATGATAGCGATATGTTCATTAATGATAGCGATATGTTCATTAATGATAGCGATGTGTTCATTGATGATAGCGATATGTTCATTAATGATAGCGATATGTTCATTAATAATAGCGATATGTTCATTAATGATAGCGATATGTTCATTAATAATAGCGATATGTTCATTAATGATAGCGATATTTTCATTAATGATAGCGATATGTTCATTAATGATAGCGATATGTTCATTAATGCGATTCAGATGTGAACACTGTGCGTGCAAGTCCTGATAattatagtacgtctattttaaggGAAATTTCGTCAGAAATGAAAGTTGAACATAGATGTAAGAAatgccatttttgaaaatacacgtgtactttcaaaaatgaaatttatttcttatgtaTATCATGACATCCTCCGAATTCGCGTAATTAAACGAAATATAAAGTAGATACTGTACGGATAAAGAATTAAGTTTCACATTACAGCATTTTATGGCCATGAAGAAAGGAGGATATCGCCACAGGCCTGTAACTTGCTGGATGTACAACACGACAGTGGAAG encodes the following:
- the LOC125664868 gene encoding uncharacterized protein LOC125664868, which produces MSKSLYIYIPLIVLIGCLWNTDGIPRSKKTFVPINIEPDEWSNYGFLYQKHFMAMKKGGYRHRPVTCWMYNTTVEEIPLVHSQDGLKLVELKVMQLASSQVGRVLNFQEAHTALMSIDRHIAVFCHSSANTTTVIWLEAV